The following coding sequences lie in one Arabidopsis thaliana chromosome 3, partial sequence genomic window:
- a CDS encoding uncharacterized protein (unknown protein; LOCATED IN: endomembrane system; Has 30201 Blast hits to 17322 proteins in 780 species: Archae - 12; Bacteria - 1396; Metazoa - 17338; Fungi - 3422; Plants - 5037; Viruses - 0; Other Eukaryotes - 2996 (source: NCBI BLink).), with protein MVLTTVLRCIYVKATIVDCVSTVSLSMPMLLKLLLEMNTERGTYISLRPKRAKRILNPFIL; from the coding sequence ATGGTGCTTACAACAGTGTTAAGGTGTATATATGTCAAGGCCACGATTGTCGATTGTGTGTCCACGGTTAGTTTGAGTATGCCAATGCTTCTCAAGTTGTTGCTGGAGATGAACACGGAAAGAGGTACTTATATATCGCTGCGGCCTAAACGGGCCAAACGCATTTTGAacccatttattttataa
- the MLP-300B gene encoding myrosinase-binding protein-like protein-300B, whose product MDHSTLSIYLLSGNSKDIKSKQKMAQKVEAQGGIGGDVWDDGAHDGVRKVHVGQGLDGVSFINVVYENGSQEVVGGEHGKKSLIGIETFEVDADDYIVAVQVTYDKIFGYDSDIITSITFSTFKGKTSPPYGLDTENKFVLKEKNGGKLVGFHGRAGEILYALGAYFTTTTTPLTPAKKLPAVGGDEGTAWDDGAFDGVKKVYIGQAQDGISAVKFVYDKGAEDIVGDEHGNDTLLGFEEFQLDYPSEYITAVEGTYDKIFGFETEVINMLRFKTNKKTSPPFGIEAGTAFELKEEGCKIVGFHGKVSAVLHQFGVHILPVTN is encoded by the exons ATGGATCACTCGACTCTTTCTATCTATCTCTTATCAG GTAATTCGAAAGACATCAAAAGCAAGCAAAAGATGGCTCAAAAGGTGGAAGCACAAGGAGGTATTGGAGGAGATGTATGGGATGATGGTGCTCACGACGGCGTTAGAAAGGTGCATGTAGGGCAAGGCCTTGATGGTGTTTCGTTTATCAATGTCGTGTACGAGAATGGTTCACAGGAAGTTGTAGGAGGTGAACATGGAAAGAAGTCACTAATTGGAATCGAAACG TTTGAGGTTGATGCAGACGACTACATCGTAGCAGTGCAGGTGACCTATGACAAAATATTTGGCTATGACTCCGACATCATCACATCCATAACCTTCTCTACATTCAAGGGAAAAACCTCGCCACCCTACGGATTAGATACCGAAAATAAGTTTGTACTCAAGGAAAAGAACGGTGGCAAACTTGTTGGGTTCCATGGACGCGCTGGCGAAATTCTATATGCTCTTGGAGCGTATTTTACTACAACCACAACTCCTTTGACTCCTGCCAAGAAACTACCGGCTGTTGGTGGTGACGAAGGAACTGCCTGGGATGATGGTGCTTTCGATGGTGTTAAGAAAGTGTATATAGGGCAAGCCCAAGATGGTATATCGGCCGTGAAGTTTGTGTACGATAAGGGCGCCGAGGATATTGTAGGAGATGAACATGGAAATGATACTCTACTCGGATTTGAAGAG TTCCAACTTGACTATCCAAGTGAATATATTACTGCAGTTGAAGGCACATATGacaaaatatttggttttgagacTGAAGTCATAAATATGCTTAGGTTCAAAACTAATAAGAAAACGTCTCCTCCCTTTGGAATTGAAGCTGGCACAGCCTTCGAActcaaagaagaaggttgCAAGATCGTCGGGTTTCATGGAAAAGTAAGTGCGGTGCTTCATCAGTTTGGAGTCCATATCCTTCCTGTCACCAACTGa
- the MLP-300B gene encoding myrosinase-binding protein-like protein-300B (myrosinase-binding protein-like protein-300B (MLP-300B); CONTAINS InterPro DOMAIN/s: Mannose-binding lectin (InterPro:IPR001229); BEST Arabidopsis thaliana protein match is: Mannose-binding lectin superfamily protein (TAIR:AT3G16450.3); Has 1615 Blast hits to 760 proteins in 47 species: Archae - 0; Bacteria - 26; Metazoa - 0; Fungi - 2; Plants - 1582; Viruses - 0; Other Eukaryotes - 5 (source: NCBI BLink).), which produces MAQKVEAQGGIGGDVWDDGAHDGVRKVHVGQGLDGVSFINVVYENGSQEVVGGEHGKKSLIGIETFEVDADDYIVAVQVTYDKIFGYDSDIITSITFSTFKGKTSPPYGLDTENKFVLKEKNGGKLVGFHGRAGEILYALGAYFTTTTTPLTPAKKLPAVGGDEGTAWDDGAFDGVKKVYIGQAQDGISAVKFVYDKGAEDIVGDEHGNDTLLGFEEFQLDYPSEYITAVEGTYDKIFGFETEVINMLRFKTNKKTSPPFGIEAGTAFELKEEGCKIVGFHGKVSAVLHQFGVHILPVTN; this is translated from the exons ATGGCTCAAAAGGTGGAAGCACAAGGAGGTATTGGAGGAGATGTATGGGATGATGGTGCTCACGACGGCGTTAGAAAGGTGCATGTAGGGCAAGGCCTTGATGGTGTTTCGTTTATCAATGTCGTGTACGAGAATGGTTCACAGGAAGTTGTAGGAGGTGAACATGGAAAGAAGTCACTAATTGGAATCGAAACG TTTGAGGTTGATGCAGACGACTACATCGTAGCAGTGCAGGTGACCTATGACAAAATATTTGGCTATGACTCCGACATCATCACATCCATAACCTTCTCTACATTCAAGGGAAAAACCTCGCCACCCTACGGATTAGATACCGAAAATAAGTTTGTACTCAAGGAAAAGAACGGTGGCAAACTTGTTGGGTTCCATGGACGCGCTGGCGAAATTCTATATGCTCTTGGAGCGTATTTTACTACAACCACAACTCCTTTGACTCCTGCCAAGAAACTACCGGCTGTTGGTGGTGACGAAGGAACTGCCTGGGATGATGGTGCTTTCGATGGTGTTAAGAAAGTGTATATAGGGCAAGCCCAAGATGGTATATCGGCCGTGAAGTTTGTGTACGATAAGGGCGCCGAGGATATTGTAGGAGATGAACATGGAAATGATACTCTACTCGGATTTGAAGAG TTCCAACTTGACTATCCAAGTGAATATATTACTGCAGTTGAAGGCACATATGacaaaatatttggttttgagacTGAAGTCATAAATATGCTTAGGTTCAAAACTAATAAGAAAACGTCTCCTCCCTTTGGAATTGAAGCTGGCACAGCCTTCGAActcaaagaagaaggttgCAAGATCGTCGGGTTTCATGGAAAAGTAAGTGCGGTGCTTCATCAGTTTGGAGTCCATATCCTTCCTGTCACCAACTGa
- the JAL33 gene encoding Mannose-binding lectin superfamily protein (Mannose-binding lectin superfamily protein; FUNCTIONS IN: molecular_function unknown; INVOLVED IN: response to zinc ion, response to cold; EXPRESSED IN: 6 plant structures; EXPRESSED DURING: LP.04 four leaves visible, seedling growth; CONTAINS InterPro DOMAIN/s: Mannose-binding lectin (InterPro:IPR001229); BEST Arabidopsis thaliana protein match is: myrosinase-binding protein-like protein-300B (TAIR:AT3G16440.1); Has 35333 Blast hits to 34131 proteins in 2444 species: Archae - 798; Bacteria - 22429; Metazoa - 974; Fungi - 991; Plants - 531; Viruses - 0; Other Eukaryotes - 9610 (source: NCBI BLink).): MAQKVEAGGGAGGASWDDGVHDGVRKVHVGQGQDGVSSINVVYAKDSQDVEGGEHGKKTLLGFETFEVDADDYIVAVQVTYDNVFGQDSDIITSITFNTFKGKTSPPYGLETQKKFVLKDKNGGKLVGFHGRAGEALYALGAYFATTTTPVTPAKKLSAIGGDEGTAWDDGAYDGVKKVYVGQGQDGISAVKFEYNKGAENIVGGEHGKPTLLGFEEFEIDYPSEYITAVEGTYDKIFGSDGLIITMLRFKTNKQTSAPFGLEAGTAFELKEEGHKIVGFHGKASELLHQFGVHVMPLTN; encoded by the exons aTGGCTCAAAAAGTGGAAGCAGGGGGTGGCGCCGGAGGAGCTTCATGGGATGATGGTGTCCACGATGGCGTTAGAAAGGTGCATGTAGGGCAAGGCCAAGATGGTGTGTCATCTATCAACGTCGTGTATGCGAAGGACTCTCAGGATGTTGAAGGAGGTGAACACGGAAAGAAAACGTTACTTGGATTTGAAACG TTTGAGGTTGATGCAGACGACTACATAGTAGCAGTGCAAGTGACCTACGACAACGTGTTTGGCCAAGACTCTGACATCATCACATCTATTACCTTCAATACATTCAAGGGAAAAACATCTCCACCCTATGGATTGGAAACGCAAAAGAAGTTTGTACTCAAGGACAAAAACGGTGGTAAACTTGTTGGCTTCCATGGACGCGCTGGTGAAGCTTTATATGCTCTTGGAGCATATTTTGCTACAACCACAACTCCTGTGACTCCTGCCAAAAAACTATCTGCAATTGGTGGTGATGAAGGAACTGCATGGGACGACGGTGCGTACGATGGTGTCAAGAAGGTGTACGTAGGACAAGGCCAAGATGGGATATCAGCCGTTAAGTTTGAGTACAACAAAGGCGCGGAGAATATCGTAGGAGGTGAACATGGAAAGCCTACTTTACTCGGATTCGAGGag TTTGAGATTGACTATCCAAGTGAATACATCACCGCAGTTGAAGGCACCTATGATAAAATCTTTGGGAGTGATGGCCTAATCATAACTATGCTTAGGTTCAAGACTAATAAACAAACGTCTGCTCCCTTTGGACTTGAAGCTGGCACAGCCTTCGAACTTAAAGAGGAAGGGCACAAGATCGTTGGCTTCCATGGAAAAGCCAGTGAGTTGCTTCATCAGTTTGGAGTCCATGTCATGCCACTCACCAACTGA
- the JAL34 gene encoding Mannose-binding lectin superfamily protein (Mannose-binding lectin superfamily protein; FUNCTIONS IN: copper ion binding; INVOLVED IN: response to cold; LOCATED IN: cytosol, nucleus, membrane; EXPRESSED IN: 23 plant structures; EXPRESSED DURING: 13 growth stages; CONTAINS InterPro DOMAIN/s: Mannose-binding lectin (InterPro:IPR001229); BEST Arabidopsis thaliana protein match is: myrosinase-binding protein 1 (TAIR:AT1G52040.1); Has 154784 Blast hits to 42550 proteins in 2542 species: Archae - 433; Bacteria - 67678; Metazoa - 26922; Fungi - 9328; Plants - 12326; Viruses - 2371; Other Eukaryotes - 35726 (source: NCBI BLink).), with amino-acid sequence MSWDDGSHAKVKKVQLTFDEIIYSIQVTYDGATALQSQLRGSVGPKSAEFTLAPDEYITALSAYGKSLSTQEVITALTFTTNKTSYGPYGTKSGFQISAPEATGKQISGFLGTSGNVLNTIDVHYSPIPTGGTGTGGTGTGTGTGTGTGTGTGTGTGTGTGTGTGTGGTGTGTGTGTGGTGTGTGTGGTGTGTGTGTGTGTGTGTGTGTGTGGTGTGTGTGGTGTGTGTGTGTGTGTGGTGTGTGTGTGSGAQKLEAQGNSTGGTSWDDGSDYDGVTKIYASYGGEGIQYVKFDYVKGGVTKQGVLHGKQQSRQNPREFVINHPDEYLVSVEGWYETVMLGIQFKTNLNTYEVSIYPFEPSTDTKFTLQVQDKKIIGFHGFAGNHVNSIGAYFVPKSSTTPVPSTPLKLTAEGGETGAVWDDGSHDDVKKVYVGQGQDGVAAVKFEYKNGSQVVFGDERGTRTLLGFEEFELESDEYITSVEGYYEKNFGVDTVVTTLIFKTSKNKTAGPFGIVSGTKFEFKKEGYKITGFHGRAGEYVNAIGAYLAPSGTTPLTPATQSQKLEGAGSEAGTLWDDGAFDGVRKVSVGQAQDGIGAVSFVYDKAGQVVEGKEHGKPTLLGFEEFELDYPSEYITAVDGTYDAIFGNEPIVNMLRFTTNKRVSIPFGIGAGTAFEFKKDGQKIVGFHGRAGDLLHKFGVHVAPITK; translated from the exons ATGTCTTGGGACGATGGATCACACGCAAAGGTGAAGAAAGTGCAGCTAACCTTCGATGAGATCATCTACTCAATCCAGGTCACGTACGACGGAGCCACCGCTCTTCAATCCCAGCTTCGCGGCTCCGTTGGTCCCAAATCTGCTGAG TTCACTTTGGCTCCGGACGAGTACATAACGGCCCTTTCTGCTTACGGCAAATCGTTGAGTACGCAAGAAGTTATTACGGCGTTGACTTTCACAACCAACAAGACTTCTTATGGACCTTACGGTACCAAATCCGGTTTCCAGATTTCTGCTCCGGAAGCCACCGGTAAACAGATCTCCGGTTTCCTTGGTACCAGCGGCAATGTTCTCAACACCATCGACGTTCACTATTCTCCCATACCTACTGGAGGAACTGGCACCGGAGGAACTGGCACCGGAACTGGCACCGGAACTGGCACTGGAACTGGCACTGGCACCGGAACTGGCACTGGAACTGGCACTGGAACTGGCACCGGAGGAACTGGCACTGGAACTGGCACCGGTACTGGAGGAACTGGCACTGGAACTGGCACCGGAGGAACTGGCACTGGAACCGGCACTGGGACTGGCACTGGAACCGGCACTGGGACTGGCACTGGAACCGGCACCGGAGGAACTGGCACTGGAACCGGCACCGGAGGAACTGGCACTGGAACCGGCACTGGGACCGGCACTGGGACCGGCACCGGAGGAACTGGCACTGGAACCGGAACTGGTACCGGTTCAGGTGCTCAGAAATTGGAAGCACAAGGCAACAGTACAGGAGGTACATCATGGGACGATGGATCCGATTACGATGGCGTGACCAAGATATACGCAAGCTACGGTGGGGAAGGTATTCAATACGTCAAGTTCGACTATGTGAAAGGTGGAGTAACAAAACAAGGAGTTCTACACGGTAAACAACAAAGTAGACAAAATCCAAGAGAG TTTGTGATTAACCATCCGGATGAGTATCTTGTTTCTGTTGAGGGTTGGTATGAAACCGTCATGCTAGGAATCCAGTTCAAAACGAACTTGAACACTTATGAGGTCAGCATCTATCCTTTCGAACCTAGTACTGATACTAAATTTACTCTTCAAGTTCAAGACAAGAAGATCATTGGATTTCACGGTTTCGCGGGCAACCATGTTAATTCCATTGGAGCTTACTTCGTTCCAAAATCCTCCACCACTCCTGTTCCTTCAACCCCTTTGAAGCTGACCGCAGAAGGTGGTGAGACAGGAGCTGTATGGGACGATGGTTCTCACGATGATGTTAAGAAAGTTTATGTAGGACAAGGCCAAGATGGTGTTGCAGCTGTCAAGTTTGAATACAAAAATGGTTCTCAGGTTGTTTTTGGAGATGAACGTGGAACGAGAACATTGCTAGGATTCGAAGAG TTCGAGCTTGAATCAGACGAATATATAACATCCGTGGAAGGATACTACGAAAAAAACTTTGGAGTTGATACTGTAGTGACAACGCTGATTTTCAAGACTAGCAAGAACAAAACAGCTGGACCGTTTGGGATTGTATCTGGCACAAAGTTTGAATTCAAGAAGGAAGGTTACAAGATCACTGGGTTCCACGGACGAGCTGGTGAGTATGTTAATGCTATTGGAGCTTATTTAGCTCCATCAGGCACCACCCCTTTGACTCCTGCAACACAATCCCAAAAGCTAGAAGGAGCTGGTAGTGAGGCAGGAACTTTATGGGATGATGGTGCTTTCGACGGTGTAAGGAAAGTGTCTGTAGGACAAGCCCAAGATGGTATTGGAGCGGTCTCGTTTGTGTACGACAAAGCAGGTCAGGTTGTAGAAGGAAAAGAACATGGAAAACCCACATTGCTTGGATTTGAAGAG TTTGAGCTTGACTATCCAAGTGAATACATCACGGCAGTTGATGGCACCTACGATGCAATCTTTGGGAATGAACCAATCGTAAATATGCTTAGGTTCACGACTAATAAGCGAGTATCTATTCCTTTTGGAATAGGAGCTGGCACAGCCTTCGAATTCAAGAAGGACGGTCAAAAGATAGTTGGTTTCCATGGAAGAGCTGGTGATCTACTTCACAAATTTGGAGTCCATGTCGCGCCAATAACCAAATAA
- the JR1 gene encoding Mannose-binding lectin superfamily protein (JASMONATE RESPONSIVE 1 (JR1); INVOLVED IN: response to jasmonic acid stimulus, response to salt stress, response to cold, response to wounding; LOCATED IN: chloroplast, nucleus, vacuole, membrane; EXPRESSED IN: 23 plant structures; EXPRESSED DURING: 15 growth stages; CONTAINS InterPro DOMAIN/s: Mannose-binding lectin (InterPro:IPR001229); BEST Arabidopsis thaliana protein match is: myrosinase-binding protein 1 (TAIR:AT1G52040.1); Has 1845 Blast hits to 772 proteins in 43 species: Archae - 0; Bacteria - 4; Metazoa - 0; Fungi - 2; Plants - 1837; Viruses - 0; Other Eukaryotes - 2 (source: NCBI BLink).): MAKKLEAQGGRGGEEWDDGGAYENVKKVYVGQGDSGVVYVKFDYEKDGKIVSHEHGKQTLLGTEEFVVDPEDYITSVKIYYEKLFGSPIEIVTALIFKTFKGKTSQPFGLTSGEEAELGGGKIVGFHGSSSDLIHSVGVYIIPSTTPLTPPVSGGLTKLEAQGGRGGDVWDDGGAYDNVKKVYVGQGDSGVVYVKFDYEKDGKIVSLEHGKQTLLGTEEFEIDPEDYITYVKVYYEKLFGSPIEIVTALIFKTFKGKTSQPFGLTSGEEAELGGGKIVGFHGTSSDLIHSLGAYIIPSSTPLTPSSNTIPAQGGDGGVAWDDGVHDSVKKIYVGQGDSCVTYFKADYEKASKPVLGSDHGKKTLLGAEEFVLGPDEYVTAVSGYYDKIFSVDAPAIVSLKFKTNKRTSIPYGLEGGTEFVLEKKDHKIVGFYGQAGEYLYKLGVNVAPIAK, encoded by the exons atggcGAAAAAGTTGGAAGCTCAAGGTGGTCGTGGAGGAGAAGAATGGGACGATGGTGGTGCTTACGAAAACGTCAAGAAAGTGTATGTTGGTCAAGGTGATTCTGGTGTTGTTTACGTCAAGTTTGATTACGAGAAAGATGGAAAAATCGTATCACACGAACATGGGAAGCAGACACTACTTGGAACAGAGGAg tTTGTGGTTGATCCAGAAGATTACATAACATCAGTGAAAATTTACTACGAGAAGCTCTTTGGATCACCGATAGAGATCGTAACGGCTCTAATCTTTAAGACATTCAAGGGGAAAACTTCTCAGCCTTTTGGACTAACCTctggagaagaagctgagcTAGGAGGTGGCAAAATCGTTGGATTTCATGGAAGTTCAAGTGATTTGATCCATTCTGTTGGAGTTTATATAATTCCGTCGACTACACCGCTGACTCCGCCGGTATCAGGTGGTCTGACCAAATTGGAAGCTCAAGGTGGTCGTGGTGGAGATGTTTGGGACGACGGTGGTGCTTATGACAATGTAAAGAAAGTTTATGTTGGACAAGGTGACTCTGGTGTTGTTTATGTCAAGTTTGATTACGAGAAAGATGGTAAGATTGTATCACTTGAACATGGGAAGCAAACACTACTTGGAACAGAGGAG tttGAGATTGATCCTGAAGACTACATCACCTATGTGAAAGTTTACTACGAGAAACTTTTCGGGTCACCGATAGAGATCGTCACAGCTCTTATATTCAAGACATTCAAAGGAAAAACTTCTCAGCCGTTTGGACTAACCTctggagaagaagctgagcTAGGAGGCGGCAAAATCGTTGGATTCCATGGAACTTCAAGTGATCTGATCCATTCTCTAGGAGCTTATATTATTCCTTCGTCCACACCATTGACTCCTTCTTCCAATACTATTCCAGCACAAGGTGGAGATGGTGGAGTTGCTTGGGATGATGGTGTTCACGACAGTGTCAAGAAGATATATGTTGGACAAGGTGACTCTTGTGTGACCTATTTCAAAGCTGACTATGAAAAGGCTTCAAAGCCTGTCCTTGGAAGTGATCATGGGAAGAAGACATTGCTTGGAGCAGAGGAG TTTGTGCTTGGACCAGATGAGTATGTCACTGCCGTGTCGGGCTACTATGACAAGATTTTTAGTGTAGATGCCCCGGCAATCGTCTCGCTTaagtttaaaacaaacaagagaacATCTATCCCGTATGGACTCGAGGGAGGAACTGAATTCGTACTGGAGAAGAAAGACCACAAAATCGTTGGTTTCTATGGACAAGCTGGTGAATATCTTTACAAACTTGGAGTCAATGTTGCGCCCATAGCCAAATGA
- the JR1 gene encoding Mannose-binding lectin superfamily protein → MAKKLEAQGGRGGEEWDDGGAYENVKKVYVGQGDSGVVYVKFDYEKDGKIVSHEHGKQTLLGTEEFVVDPEDYITSVKIYYEKLFGSPIEIVTALIFKTFKGKTSQPFGLTSGEEAELGGGKIVGFHGTSSDLIHSLGAYIIPSSTPLTPSSNTIPAQGGDGGVAWDDGVHDSVKKIYVGQGDSCVTYFKADYEKASKPVLGSDHGKKTLLGAEEFVLGPDEYVTAVSGYYDKIFSVDAPAIVSLKFKTNKRTSIPYGLEGGTEFVLEKKDHKIVGFYGQAGEYLYKLGVNVAPIAK, encoded by the exons atggcGAAAAAGTTGGAAGCTCAAGGTGGTCGTGGAGGAGAAGAATGGGACGATGGTGGTGCTTACGAAAACGTCAAGAAAGTGTATGTTGGTCAAGGTGATTCTGGTGTTGTTTACGTCAAGTTTGATTACGAGAAAGATGGAAAAATCGTATCACACGAACATGGGAAGCAGACACTACTTGGAACAGAGGAg tTTGTGGTTGATCCAGAAGATTACATAACATCAGTGAAAATTTACTACGAGAAGCTCTTTGGATCACCGATAGAGATCGTAACGGCTCTAATCTTTAAGACATTCAAGGGGAAAACTTCTCAGCCTTTTGGACTAACCTctggagaagaagctgagcTAGGAG GCGGCAAAATCGTTGGATTCCATGGAACTTCAAGTGATCTGATCCATTCTCTAGGAGCTTATATTATTCCTTCGTCCACACCATTGACTCCTTCTTCCAATACTATTCCAGCACAAGGTGGAGATGGTGGAGTTGCTTGGGATGATGGTGTTCACGACAGTGTCAAGAAGATATATGTTGGACAAGGTGACTCTTGTGTGACCTATTTCAAAGCTGACTATGAAAAGGCTTCAAAGCCTGTCCTTGGAAGTGATCATGGGAAGAAGACATTGCTTGGAGCAGAGGAG TTTGTGCTTGGACCAGATGAGTATGTCACTGCCGTGTCGGGCTACTATGACAAGATTTTTAGTGTAGATGCCCCGGCAATCGTCTCGCTTaagtttaaaacaaacaagagaacATCTATCCCGTATGGACTCGAGGGAGGAACTGAATTCGTACTGGAGAAGAAAGACCACAAAATCGTTGGTTTCTATGGACAAGCTGGTGAATATCTTTACAAACTTGGAGTCAATGTTGCGCCCATAGCCAAATGA
- the JR1 gene encoding Mannose-binding lectin superfamily protein (JASMONATE RESPONSIVE 1 (JR1); INVOLVED IN: response to jasmonic acid stimulus, response to cold, response to wounding; EXPRESSED IN: 22 plant structures; EXPRESSED DURING: 14 growth stages; CONTAINS InterPro DOMAIN/s: Mannose-binding lectin (InterPro:IPR001229); BEST Arabidopsis thaliana protein match is: Mannose-binding lectin superfamily protein (TAIR:AT3G21380.1).): MAKKLEAQGGRGGEEWDDGGAYENVKKVYVGQGDSGVVYVKFDYEKDGKIVSHEHGKQTLLGTEEFEIDPEDYITYVKVYYEKLFGSPIEIVTALIFKTFKGKTSQPFGLTSGEEAELGGGKIVGFHGTSSDLIHSLGAYIIPSSTPLTPSSNTIPAQGGDGGVAWDDGVHDSVKKIYVGQGDSCVTYFKADYEKASKPVLGSDHGKKTLLGAEEFVLGPDEYVTAVSGYYDKIFSVDAPAIVSLKFKTNKRTSIPYGLEGGTEFVLEKKDHKIVGFYGQAGEYLYKLGVNVAPIAK, encoded by the exons atggcGAAAAAGTTGGAAGCTCAAGGTGGTCGTGGAGGAGAAGAATGGGACGATGGTGGTGCTTACGAAAACGTCAAGAAAGTGTATGTTGGTCAAGGTGATTCTGGTGTTGTTTACGTCAAGTTTGATTACGAGAAAGATGGAAAAATCGTATCACACGAACATGGGAAGCAGACACTACTTGGAACAGAGGAg tttGAGATTGATCCTGAAGACTACATCACCTATGTGAAAGTTTACTACGAGAAACTTTTCGGGTCACCGATAGAGATCGTCACAGCTCTTATATTCAAGACATTCAAAGGAAAAACTTCTCAGCCGTTTGGACTAACCTctggagaagaagctgagcTAGGAGGCGGCAAAATCGTTGGATTCCATGGAACTTCAAGTGATCTGATCCATTCTCTAGGAGCTTATATTATTCCTTCGTCCACACCATTGACTCCTTCTTCCAATACTATTCCAGCACAAGGTGGAGATGGTGGAGTTGCTTGGGATGATGGTGTTCACGACAGTGTCAAGAAGATATATGTTGGACAAGGTGACTCTTGTGTGACCTATTTCAAAGCTGACTATGAAAAGGCTTCAAAGCCTGTCCTTGGAAGTGATCATGGGAAGAAGACATTGCTTGGAGCAGAGGAG TTTGTGCTTGGACCAGATGAGTATGTCACTGCCGTGTCGGGCTACTATGACAAGATTTTTAGTGTAGATGCCCCGGCAATCGTCTCGCTTaagtttaaaacaaacaagagaacATCTATCCCGTATGGACTCGAGGGAGGAACTGAATTCGTACTGGAGAAGAAAGACCACAAAATCGTTGGTTTCTATGGACAAGCTGGTGAATATCTTTACAAACTTGGAGTCAATGTTGCGCCCATAGCCAAATGA